gagtcattttgggcaatctAAGTGACATACAGCTCTaacaaaaatcatgaaaatagtCATTATTATAGCAGCAGCTGTAATGACTGAACAGCTCTTAAGTGTCAGAGCTGTTCAGTCATTACAGCTGCTGCTATAACAAACATTATTATAGCAGCATCTATCATAAACAATATTATAGCTGCAGCTGTAGTAAACAGGCTTTTATATTCAGATTCTGTGgttaaatatcacattttgcggctgttcagtttgttttcctTCCATTTAAAGACGTCCAGCGGctgaacatctggatctgaGTGTCTACAGATAAACAGGAGGACCATGAGGAGGAGACCAGATGTGCAGCAGCTCTGATTTGGGCTGAAGCTGACAGATTCTTACCTCCGGAGCTGTGCACTAATGTCTGCAGCAGGACGCAGCACAGAGCCGCTCTGCGCGTCCACGGCGCCGCGCTCCACATGGTGCCACTGTGCGTGTTTACGAGTCGAATCCCGGGTTCCGTCTGGTTCTCTGCACTCAGAACAAGGTTCACTCTCCCATCGGAGCCCTTCGGGTCCAGCCTCGGCAGTAGGGCAGCTCAGACCGACGCCGCCGCTCCGGTGCGCGGCTCCGCGGCGCAGACAGGCGGCTCGGTGCGGCAGCGGCGGCGGCTCTCCATTGTCTGACGTGTGCAGAGAAAGCAGCGTCCTGTTGATCAGCTCGACTTTCTGCTCCTGGTCTCCTCTGCAGCCTCCTCAGTCCTCCAGCCCGGACTGACAGCGGACACCCAGCTGCCCCGTCGGTGCCATGAGGCGGCGTCTCCGTCCGAACCGGGCGTAAAGACGAACCGGAGCCGGAAAGCGGCCGAAAAGATGGACAAAAAGTGGACGCAACAAAGTGGCTTTTCCTTCCCAGGTTGGAGCTGCTGTCGGTTGGACTTCCAGCTGGAATCTCCGCCTCCTCCCCGGCAGATTAACGTTAACCCTTTCGCCGCCTGCTGGAGCCGCTGGGGCCGAAGAGGAGCCGAAACCCGCCGAGGATGGACGGACACCTAGCGGCGGAACACCGGGGAGGAACCGGAGGAAGCACACTGGACTGGAGAAATAACTTATATAAGATTAAAAACATATCCacttaataaatataatatgtaGTTTTAacgaaatatataaatataataataataatatatccactaaataaatataatatacatCGATTATATCAACTGAAGAAATATATactaaatatccatccatccattatctatccatccatccatccattatctatacaccgcttaatcctcactagggtcatgggggggctggagtctatcccagctgactcaggtgaaggcaggggacaccctagacaggtcaccagtctgtcacagggctacatacagagacaaacaatcactctcacattcacacctacgggcaatttagaataatcaattaacctcagcatatttttggactgtgggaggaagccggagtacccggagaaaacccacgcatgcacagggagaacatgcaaactccatgcagaaagatcccgggaaagccgggacgtgaaccagggatcttcttgctgcaaggcgaaagtgctaaccactacaccactgtgcagcccatatactaaatatatattaactaaataaatgtaacaTATATTAATTAAACATTAACTAAATGAACATAATATATAATATCAACTAATAAATATACTATATAATATATCcactaaataaatatatatccACTGAGTTAATATAATACACTGCtccaaaaaattaaaggaatactttgaaaacatatttcaatgcggggaaaaaacaaactggatatttacattgatatggactggataatgtgttaggaatgaaaagatgctacattgtttgatggaaatgaaaatgatcaACCCACAGGAGGGCTAAATTCAAGACACCCCAAAACTCAAAGTGAAGAACTGATGGTGTAGGCTGGTCCATCTTTCTGAAACTCCTTGGCAGCAACTCAGAATGGTACTCAGTAGTTTGTATGGCCTCCATGTGCTTGTATGCAGCCTGACGATGTCGGGACAAGCTCTGAATGAGACGATGGATGGTGTCCTGAGGTATCTCCTCCCAGAACTGGACCAGggcatcactgagctcctggacagtctgaggagcaacctggtggtGTTGGATGGACCAAAACATAATgttccaaaggtgttctattggattcaggtcaggtgagcGTGGAGGCCAGTTAATGGTATCAATTCCTTCATCCTCCAGGGACTGCATGAATTCTCTTGCCACATAAGGACAGGCATTGTGGTGCACCAGAAGGAATCCAGGACCACTGCACCAGCGTAGGGTCTGACAGTGGATCCAAGGATTTCATCCTGATACCTAATGGCAGTCAGagtgctgctgtccagcctgTAGAGGTCTGTATGTCCCTCCATGGATCTGTCTCCCAGACCATCACTGACTCATCACCAAACCGGTCATGCTGAGCAATGTTACAGGCAGCATAACGTTCTCCACAGCTTCTCCAGACCCTTTCATGTCTGTCACATGTGCTCATGATGAACCTGCTGtcatctgtgaaaagcacagagcacCAGTGATGGACCTGCCAGTTCCTGTGTTCTATGGCAAATACCAACCGAGCTCCACAGTGCCGGTCAGTGAACACAGGATCCACTAGAGGACATCAGGTCTTCAGATCTTCCTCATTAcatctctttctgattgtttggtcagagacattcacaccagtgttctgctggaggtcattTTCTAGAGCTACTGCAGAGCTCATCCTGTTCCTCCTTGCATAAAGGAGCAGATACCTGTCCTGCTGATGGGTTGAGGACCATCTATGGTCCTGTCCAGCTCTCCTAGACTAACTGCCTTCTCCTGGAACCTCCTTTATGCTCTCGAGACTGTGCTGGGAGACACAGCAAACCTTCTGGCAACAGCATGCATTGATGTACCATCCTGCAGGAGTTGGACTGTCTATGCAACCTCTGTAGGATCCAGGTATCACCTCATGCTACCAGCAGTGACACTGACCCTAGCCAAATGCAAAACTagtgaaaaacagtcagaaaacattaGGAGGGGAAAAATGTCAGTAGCCTTCACCTATAAACTCATTCCTGTTTTGGGGGGTTGTCTCATTGTTACCCCTGTAGTGCATCTGTTGTTAATTTCATTAACacaaagcagctgaaactgatTAGAAACCACCTCTGTTACTTACTTGACCAGAGAAGTATCCCACATGTTTGACTGACTTGATGCAATACTTAGATTAAAAAGTGTTCCTTTcattttttgagcagtgtatatAGTCATCATATATAGTTACAGCTGTTAGTACTTTACTCATTCCTTGTCGCATTCAGATTATCATATtttgtattctattttttattgctgttatagagtgttttgttttgggaaTGTTTGtacttcctgtttatttatttatctttgtaCTGGACTCTGAGAGGCccatatttgtgtttgtgctcagATAAAACCTCTTGAATGTGGAGTCAGTGGCTCCATAAACTCTGTTCCTCATTAAATCTTCATTAGTTTTCACGTTAATCTGCTTTAATCAGAATCAAACTGTCAGAAACTGCAAACACACTAAACTTTGTCTGTTGATGTTTAAGTGCGTCTGTGAAACTTAAATACTAAAATACTTAAATACTTACTTACTTAAATAAAGGCAGTTTATAGTGTAACCACGCCTGGTGTTTAGGGTGATTATAGgagatatattattattattattattattattattattattattattattactattattattgattttagGTGTAAATACTATCATTTCTAAGATGATATTCTAATATCATCACATTTCTGCTCAGTATATTCTGATGTTTTCAACTATTTCTATAACTATTGTTTGATTGAAGTTATTCAGATTgagatttatttaatgtgtcaGGAGATGTTTCACATCATATTACCTGAACACTTACATACGTGTACATTTCATTTATCGTTCTATaacttagtttagttttttatttaagcAGGAACTCTGGTGAAACAATAATTTAGATTTAGTCTGACAGTTAACCTGATAATTAGCCTGATagtctgacagttagcctgacagttagcctgatagtctgacagttagcctgacagttagcctgatagtCTGAgagttagcctgatagttagccagacagttagcctgatagttagcctgacagttagcctgatagtCTGAGAGTTAGCCAGACAGTTAGCCagacagttagcctgatagttagccagacagttagcctgatagttagcctgacagttagcctgatagtCTGAGAGTTAGCCAGACAGTTAGCCagacagttagcctgatagttagccagacagttagcctgatagttagcctgacagttagcctgacagttagcctgatagtCTCACAGTTAACcagacagttagcctgacagttagcctgacaatTAGCCTGATcgtctgacagttagcctgatagttagcctgacggttagcctgatagttagccagacagttagcctgatagttagcctgacagttagcctgatgGTTAGCCagacagttagcctgatagtCTGACAGTTagacagttagcctgatagttagcctGATGGTTAGCCTGACGGTTAGCCTGATAGTCTGagagttagcctgacagttagcctgacagttagcctgatcGTCTGACAGTTAGCCAGAtagttagcctgatagttagcctgacggttagcctgacagttagccagacagttagcctgatagttagcctgacagttagcctgctAGTCTGACACTTAGCCTGACAGATAGCCAGACAGTTAGTCTGATAGTTAGCCTGAcggttagcctgacagttagccagACAGTTAGCCTGTTAGTCTGACAGTTAGCCAGAAAATCTGAGAGTTAGCCAGACAGTTAGCCagacagttagcctgatagttagccagacagttagcctgatagttagcctgacagttagcctgacagttagcctgacggTTAGCCTGATAGTCTCACAGTTAACcagacagttagcctgacagttagcctgacagttagcctgatcgtctgacagttagcctgatagttagcctgacggttagcctgatagttagccagacagttagcctgatagttagcctgacagttagcctgatgGTTAGCCagacagttagcctgatagtCTGACAGTTagacagttagcctgatagttagcctGACGGTTAGCCTGACGGTTAGCCTGATAGTCTGACAGTTagacagttagcctgatagttagcctGATGGTTAGCCTGACggttagcctgatagttagcctgacagttagcctgatgGTTAGCCagacagttagcctgatagtCTGACAGTTagacagttagcctgatagttagcctGACGGTTAGCCTGACGGTTAGCCTGATAGTCTGACAGTTagacagttagcctgatagttagcctGATGGTTAGCCTGACGGTTAGCCTGATAGTCTGagagttagcctgacagttagcctgacagttagcctgatcGTCTGACAGTTAGCCAGAtagttagcctgatagttagcctgacggttagcctgacagttagccagacagttagcctgatagttagcctgacagttagcctgctAGTCTGACACTTAGCCTGACAGATAGCCAGACAGTTAGTCTGATAGTTAGCCTGAcggttagcctgacagttagccagACAGTTAGCCTGTTAGTCTGACAGTTAGCCAGAAAATCTGAGAGTTAGCCAGACAGTTAGCCagacagttagcctgatagttagccagacagttagcctgatagttagcctgacagttagcctgacagttagcctgacggTTAGCCTGATAGTCTCACAGTTAACcagacagttagcctgacagttagcctgacagttagcctgatcgtctgacagttagcctgatagttagcctgacggttagcctgatagttagccagacagttagcctgatagttagcctgacagttagcctgatgGTTAGCCagacagttagcctgatagtCTGACAGTTagacagttagcctgatagttagcctGACGGTTAGCCTGATAGTCTGagagttagcctgacagttagcctgacagttagcctgatcGTCTGACAGTTAGCCAGAtagttagcctgatagttagcctgacggttagcctgacagttagccagatagttagcctgatagttagcctgacagttagcctgacagttagcctgctAGTCTGACACTTAGCCTGACAGATAGCCAGACAGTTAGTCTGATAGTTAGCCTGACGGTTAGCCTGAcggttagcctgacagttagccagACAGTTAGCCTGTTAGTCTGACAGTTAGCCAGAAAGTTAGCCTGATggttagcctgatagttagcctgacggttagcctgatagttagcctGCCGGTTAGCCTGACggttagcctgatagttagccAGACAGAATCCAAACACCCTGACAGTCAGACTAACTGAACTAAGCCTGGCTCATGTTATAAAGTGACTTCATGAAAATGTCCCCCCGTTATGTAATTAAAGAACAACGAAGCTGCAAATGTCCTTTTTATTGACTCTGGACACTAAATACAAACAAAGCTGTCTCATACGTAGATATTTACCAAAACTATTAAATAAAACTATGTCTTTAATTAAAGAGCCAAATGAAAGGCAGAAGAAGCCCCATCTGTGACTTTAACTTATAAATGATCTGCTGCTACCCGGATGAACTTAGACACCATAACCCCTGAGTGAAACATTCAGGCTGTAAAGGAAAACTGCTGCTTCTCTAAcagaacattttcaacatttccatGGTAACAGCAGCTCTTTGGTAGCTATATCTGTGAGGCGGTCTCTGGCCTGGTCAGGAGCTGGGAGGTCATCTCCCTGATGGTCTGCAGGGGGAGGCCGGTCAGGACGCCTGGATACTTCCTCCTCAGCTCCACCAGAGCATCCGCGATCTTCTGCCGGCCGACCTCCGGGTGgcgctgcagcagctcagacatcAGGGTGTCGAAGCTGCCCATGGTGCCATAGTGCTGAGGAACACAGGTTCCTCTAGCGGTGGGTGAGATGAACACCACCTTCCTGATCCCGGTGCTGGAGATAAGAGGCTGAGGAGGAAATAATTAACCATAAAAACACGCTGATGATCCAGGATTATAAACCTAACACAATACCAGGGTTCAGGTCACAGACAACAAGATTTAAAAGGAGAGTTAAAGAGCAGCAATAAAGCTAATTAAAAGAAAGTACGGtgcacggtggtggcaacatcatgatggtGGTGATAATAGGtcgtaactccttcagaggagtcataggagtcttggtggcctccctctctagtctctttctccttaagaggagtcataggagtcttggtggcctccctctctagtctctttctccttcagaggagtcataggagtcttggtggcctccctctctagtctctcaggtcctgctctagtcagatttattcatgttctatcttccttccatttcttaatgatggatttaactggactccaggagatcttcaggaactttaaatgttcttgtatcgtcttgactgatgcttttcaacaacctgttctcagagtttcttagttcttcagtcttcatggtgtagttctatccaggagttctgatccaccagagactggagTCTTTATCCTCCAGCCACTAACCTCAGATCATCCATTAAGGACTTCTAGAACCAGCTGAGTTCCAtcagagtcactttaaaggagCTTAATTCTAATGCAGTCActgattctgtatttttaattgacattattttgtagaaacctgctttcattttgacatgaggGAAtcttttaatttgtaaattcttgttaaAAACCACACTAAGTTGACCATAATTCAGCATTGTGTGTCCTTACCGTTCTTCCAGGACTGCTGGGTTGGTTCTCTGAGGGTCCAGGTCTGGGGAGGTCCTGGAGGTTCTCTGAGGGTCCAGGTCTGGGGAGGTCCTGGAGATTCTCGTTCCCTCTGATGTGCTCCACATGTAAAGTGTGATCCTTCAGCCGGCGTCCGTCCAGCTCTTCCACTGCAGCCTTGGCAGCCTGAGGGCCACTCAccgtcaccatggcaaccctGGAGGACCAATCAGAAAGAGAAAGTAATCCTTTACCTCAGTataaataaagtgcaaataCCACAGTAAAAGTACTCCATTACAGCATGAACATGTGAATCAAGTATTACGGTAAAAGTcctaataaattattattagtggtagtagtagtagtggtagtagtattaataataataataacaacaataataacaacaacaataataataatactaataataataataataataataataataataataataataataataataataataaaaataatgataataatagtgaacatcagtgtgtcagcagcagattACTGTTGGacctattttattattattttgatagtatacaaataaattaaaacattttattatttttagggaatttttttttttaaatcggcaatttattgatttttttagacaatcttgaaacattttcattaaaacaatttggacttttgacatttttatggactttttctgaatattttggggatatttttctggcatttaaaaaaatatatatctgtgtgagatttaattaatatttttaaatctatatatttttggacagtttatTCATACTTCAGGGCATTTCTGGGacattatgaatattttgtagtgtttttcaaatatttttcagaatttagTGATAAATTATTGAGTTTTTTGAGATTTTGTTCATACTTTGGAGgatttttgggacattttatgctttttttctccatcatttttcaaaatttagtgataatttattgatatttttggatttttgagggattttattcatatttatttttacatatgaatatttttggagattttatttataatttggaggattttagggacgttttgggtcttttttcatctttttcaaatatttatcagACTTTAGTAATAATTTATTGATATCTTTAGAGATTACATTCATATTTTGGTATATCTGGGacattttatgaatttttttcagtctttttcaaaagtttgtgataatt
This DNA window, taken from Amphiprion ocellaris isolate individual 3 ecotype Okinawa chromosome 11, ASM2253959v1, whole genome shotgun sequence, encodes the following:
- the rbm44 gene encoding RNA-binding protein 44 isoform X1, translated to MVADELGNVSFRTSEEPQQLYPAAERSRRPDDGSTNISQIKKKMIKTRRVASVILKDGRFLQTKQEGNQTAAVGEEVSRSELWFDAEEDLELPEVEQNPAAEPADESVPEEGSVLRVSSLPGDVTMRDLMLLLKDYEASEVKISALKDNQRVAMVTVSGPQAAKAAVEELDGRRLKDHTLHVEHIRGNENLQDLPRPGPSENLQDLPRPGPSENQPSSPGRTPLISSTGIRKVVFISPTARGTCVPQHYGTMGSFDTLMSELLQRHPEVGRQKIADALVELRRKYPGVLTGLPLQTIREMTSQLLTRPETASQI
- the rbm44 gene encoding RNA-binding protein 44 isoform X2, whose product is MVADELGNVSFRTSEEPQQLYPAAERSRRPDDGSTNISQIKKKMIKTRRVASVILKDGRFLQTKQEGNQTAVGEEVSRSELWFDAEEDLELPEVEQNPAAEPADESVPEEGSVLRVSSLPGDVTMRDLMLLLKDYEASEVKISALKDNQRVAMVTVSGPQAAKAAVEELDGRRLKDHTLHVEHIRGNENLQDLPRPGPSENLQDLPRPGPSENQPSSPGRTPLISSTGIRKVVFISPTARGTCVPQHYGTMGSFDTLMSELLQRHPEVGRQKIADALVELRRKYPGVLTGLPLQTIREMTSQLLTRPETASQI